The Gossypium hirsutum isolate 1008001.06 chromosome D06, Gossypium_hirsutum_v2.1, whole genome shotgun sequence genome contains the following window.
aaataaattaaaatgtaaattaaaaaaataaatgtaaataaaatggAGGGGAATCatgaaatttttgagaaattaacATCTGACGGACTTCACACTTACGAGTGTTGAGATAGactaaaaaaattgagaaatgatttaaaatagttataataatatcaatattaaaataaatcaagACATTATGAGTTTGATAATAAATTtgtgtgaatctcaagttgattGTCAGTAACACtatctataattatttattattaataatacatgaatcgattgagtcttaactcgattggcataTACATTATTATCAAAGCAAAAGAATACGAGCTCAAGTATgctgaaacatatcattctcttatttTATGAATATTAAAAATCCGATAAAAAGTTGTTTGGTTCTTCATTTTTGACCAACAAACAGCAGTAACATCTACAACTATGTTCATAATGCTATGAATAATActgttaatttaatattatttaggaATAGGTTGAGGCTGTTAAGATATAAAGCACAGACTCATCCTTCACAAACCTCGTATAGTCAGATAAGTTGGATAAAAAAAGTATAGTTAGAGATAATAGTATAATACTATAGCATGAAATCCActattaaataaggtttaaatATGCCACAAGTCcctgttatttttaaaaattaggattttagtctctatacttgtATTTCATGAagtttagtccttttacttttcatatttcaaaattcaggtccaattgttagtattgttaaattttttttgtcaaataaaaaataatcacttGGTAGACATGTAATTTAAAAAACAACTTTGTAATTAACTTggatttaacaaaaaaatgttaTCAGtattaacaattagacttgaattttgaaatttcaaaagtaGAGAGATTAAGTTCCATGAAATataagtacaatgactaaattcctAACCATCAAATAAATATATCCTTTGCTAGTGGTTCTAGTCTACCTCAAGCGAGTTTAACAAATGGTAAACAACACTCAAGGTcataaactattagtaagtttaaattttggttacttgattttaaaaaagttacaaaatgatcacaaAACTAtccgaaagtttttatttaagtcactataTTATTAAAATCGATGTTGTATGGTATTCTCTATTCACACCGCCTGTACTAACCGAAAGCTGTCATTCCctttattttcaacaatttaacttttttttcttaaataactTTAAACATCGTGAATTTACGAAACAAAATCCAATTCTTCTTAGATATTTGACATTAACCGTCAAATCTACTTAGATCTCAAGTATGTTCTCTTATTGGTTGATGGATATTGATCCATTGTAAcaatctagtgacttaaataaaaattttagaatactTCAGTGACagctttgtaaatttttttaagttgaataatcaaaatgtaaatttaaccataaaaagaaattgaaggcagAGGGATAGATTAGAAGGCAAAATGACCATCCAATCCATCTTTTACTTTAGGAGCTAAGAGTGAAATTGAGAGAAAAAGGGCAAGGCCCAATCCCCAATAACAAAAGAGTGCtctgaacaaagaaaaaaaaaggtgcaatcttactattattatattagtgtccAAGTGGTCCCTCCCAAGAAGCatccttttgttttctttctatgtGCCTCTAGTCTACCACTTTTTATAATACAATATTATTGTGAAATATTTGCGTTTGTTGAATGGTCTTgatctttttacataaaaaaaggGAAACGATGGCGTGTACTGTGTAGTATACAATGATATATGGCTCtagaaaattatattataaaaaaacagTGGAGGTGACACCAAACACTCATTCAACAAACAGGAAACAAAGGGGCTGGTTAAGACCTTAGAGAGTGGTAGACATTTTTGCAGATTTTGCAGACCTTTGTCCCCgtttctctatttctttctttcttttactctttttctttttcacatccttCTGTTATCTTCAGTACCATCACCAAAATTTGGaagcttgaagaagaagaagaaagagggcAATGGGGGTAGGTTCAACTGCATCTTCTAAGCTCAAAAAAGCGGCTAAAAAAATGGTGGTCGCTGCATGTGGTTCTTTCTCAAAGAATActtcttctcctcctcctcctcctgcTGCTGTAAGCCTTTTTTTTAGCTTCAATATTTTAGATTAAAGATCCCTTTTTCTTTTGGGGGTATGGAATGTGGAAGATTGggttaatcttttttttttttggttatggCTTGTTGTCCATAATGTTAAAAGCATTGAATGATTCAAAGAGAACCCAGTTCCttatttttgcaacaatttcaatTGCTTTTGGATGGCAGCTCTAATGTTATTATGTTAATGAATGTAGATGTCAATGTCACCATTGAAACCAAAGAATAAGTTTGAAGCAGTATCAGCTGGAATTGAAGCAGAATCTATCACCAACCATAATGACCTTGCATCTAAGGTAACCCCTTTTTGATAAGCTAAAAAACACTCAATTTTCTGAAAGAAATTTCATATGATACTAGGAGAGATTATACAGCAGTTAAAGAGATTAGGAAGGCAGTGTTTTAGCTCGGTTATTTCGTGTAGCCGATCTTAAGAAGTGGCGGTTGATTGTCTAGGTTTCGAATCTCATCATCTGTGATCCTTTCCTTTCTCCCCAGGCAAAGGCTTTGAACATTTTAGCGCTCAAAAGGCTAGGAATTTGTGACTTTAAAGTAGAAAAAGGTAGAGTAATACACACTCTTAGAATCCGAATTCCGATAACCCTCGCCTCTCATCGTTGAGATGGGAAAGTGTGAGAGATATCTTATTTAGAGAGTAAGTTATTCGAGCTGTACAAACTCGCTACTTTACCTTCAATTCTACTAAGTTCCCTTTTTCTCTAGATTCATGATCTGGACATTTGTCGCAGTGAATCTAATTGGAACTGCACAAAACATTAGAAAATTTACATGTTAATCACAAATGTTTGCTGAAATTCCTACTATGATATTTACTTATACCTTTGTAGTGATATTTATATAGTATTTTTAGCTTTTGGTAACACAGGAAAAATTTCATTCTCTAGCTATCTAGATCCTGAGAATGATGGCAACGTTCAATCGATTTCATTTCGTGATTGTTTAACAtggattttctttttctatttgtgGATTGCTGCAGAATATATGTGCAATATGTTTGGAGGTTCTGAGTTACAGTTCTGGTAGCAGTCCAGGGCAAGCAATATTTACAGCTCAGTGTTCTCATGCATTCCACTTTTCCTGCATATCCTCGAATGTTCGCCATGGTAGCATCACCTGCCCTATTTGTCGTGCTCATTGGACCCAGTTGCCACGCAACTTAAATCCACCTGCATGTTCACTCTCTTGCAACCAAAATGACCCTGTTTTTCGTATCCTGGACGATTCTATTGCTACTTTCCGGGTTCATAGACGCTCCTTCCTTCGATCAGCACGCTATGATGATGATGACCCTATTGAGCCTGATCACACACAAAATCATCCCCGTATTGATTTAGCTTTGGTTCCCCTCCAACCAACAGTTTTGACTCACCCTTGCTGCTTTCGGCATCAACCCGGTTCACATCCATCTTTTCAGATGCCGGGAGTTGGGCACGTCTCAAaccatcatcaccatcatcatcactTCAGCAGCTCCTCCTCATCAACTTTACAGTTGCAACCACCAAGTGGACAAACACCTTCCTACATGTGCTCCCCCTCAAACAGTAGACCAGCCTATCTCAGCATAAAATTAGCACATCCACGAGCTACGGACATGGTCTTGATTGCAAGCCCCAACGGACCGCACTTGAGGCTTCTAAAACAGTCCATGGCATTAGTGGTATTCTCCCTCCGACCAATTGATCGTTTGGCCATCGTCACATACTCATCTGCTGCAGCACGTGTGTTCCCTCTCCGGTGCATGACATCCTACGGAAAGAGAACGGCCTTACAAGTTATCGATCGCCTTTTCTACATGGGTCAAGCTGATCCAATAGAAGGGCTCAAGAAAGGGATAAAGATACTCGAAGATCGTGCACATAAGAATCCACAGTCACGCATCTTACATTTGTCTGATAGTCCAACGAGATCATACCATGCCATGAACCTTCAATTCCCTATTCCTATACATCGGTTTCACGTTGGATTCGGCTTTGGCACCTCTAATGGGTTTGTAATGCATGAATTTGAAGAGTTCCTAACACAATTATTGGGAGGTGTAGTTAGAGAAGTTCAATTGAGAATTGGGGAGGAAGGGCGGATCATAAGGCTTGGGGATCTACGAGGTGGCGAAGAGAGAAGGATATTAATGGACTTAGGTGAGTGTGTACATGTATCTGTAGGGTATAGCTATGTGGAAGGAGGAAGTGAAGAATGCATGAAAACAGGGGAAACAATGGTGAGTGTAGAGGATAAGAGGGAAACAGAAGATGGGAACAGAGAGAATGGTATTAACATTGTTGGGGGAAGGACAAGCTGTGTTGAGAATTGGGATTACCATGATCCTTACATGGCTAGAAGATGGGCTAAGCATTTGCATGGATACAGGTTCTGAATCTGAAATCAAGCTACCCCAAAATCCCACTGTAGATATATGGCTTCACATTTCATTCATTTTCCACAGGGATTTTGGTCATTCAATCCCATGGCTTATCCTCTATAATATATACTCCAAAATCTTTCAAGATATCTAATTTTATTGGTGCAACACTTGAACTTCATTGTTCATTTGAGTCAATTATTCCATCAGTTAGGATAAAGTTTAGGACTTTGTTGATTGTGTTGTTGGTtgggattggaaaaatcacaccATTaattaatactatatatatatattataaggtgATTATTTTGGTAGTTTGGGACTACAAATTTATTTCTTTGATTGAAATGACTTTTATGTTGAAATGATTAAAAAAGAAtctaatatgaaaaatatttaatcaagAAGTTATGCAATTttccataataataaaaaaaaaggttgtgCAGTTCTATTTTTGGCCAGCAACCACCCTTGGTGAATGCTCTCTATTAtaacaatatgattaaattagtaCCTATTATTAAAAGGATTGTTTAgaaaatatcatttattatttagtaaagttaatatttaaatcatttctattaaaatgatcgatttatttttttaatttaacgcATAGGgattatttacctatttatttaaataaaaaggataaaatacaattttactccAAATATAAAAATTTGGTTATACTTTTACTTATTTGTTTGTATATTTGGCCATCAACCACACTTTATTTGATCACAATGGCAAAgcaaattatgttttaaaaaatggagaaaaaagaagaagaaatgatgGTAATATTGTTAGTAATTCAActtaattaatgaattattaaaaataaaaatgttaatattttaatattataatgaataaTTACTTTGGTTTTAataaatttaagggtaaattgtaaaaatagtcACTCTTGTTTACTTCAgattgtttgaaatgttacgttttagttattTACGtcatcgttttgttacgaagtggtcattCTACCGTTAAGCTCTGTTACCTCCCTAATTGCGTCTACGTGGCaatccaaatgagttttaaatgtcaacttggatgtTCAGTTACTGAGataaaaataggtttttaattaaataaaattaatttggattgccacgtaggacatctaagttggcatttaaaacctatttggactgccacgtatgACTGTCGTCAGGGAGGTAACagagcttaacggtagagtgactacttcgtaacaaaacgataacgtaaatgactaaaacgtaacatttcaaatataaatgactaaagtgtaatatgaaataaacaaaaaaaaaagaagactatttttgtagtttactctaaacttaaataacaaaagTTTAGGCAGTATTTTCacctataaatatatatttttatttttatttgtaagtaaatagatatttataataattatttaccaATCAAACTTAATTCCTAAACTGTACTGTATATAgcataaaaatagaaagaaaaatggaAATGATTGAGTAGTAGAACAAGTATGGAAGTAGAAGGttgaaaatggataaattaaattgtaaagggCGTCGGAGCAACAGCAAGAGCTCAGTCCCAGCCCCAGCCCCAGCGGTTTGAGTGGCTTGTTTTTTGCTTTTAACCATTTGCGGTTCAATTCCTTTGTTCGATTGTTCCTCTTGCAGCTTGGCCATCAGCAGCAGGGTGGATGTGAGATTTGTTACAGTGAAACAACAAAAATGGATATGTATCATCCAAGTTCAAGGCTCTCATCACAAGAAGAAATGCTTAATAATCTCAATCGCAAAGGTATAGGAGAGCCTTACCTCGTCTTGACTTCCGATCCTAAGCCTCGTCTCCGTTGGACTGCTGACCTCCATGACCGATTCGTCGACGCCGTCACTCAACTTGGTGGCCCTAACAGTAGGATTTCCTTTTtctcctttcaatttctttctttcttttttactaGTTCTTTCTAGGTTTTTGTTCATCGCCtctaattttacaattcgaaCCACCTTTATTTATGTTACATTAAGAAATAAGCATTATCTGCCTGGTTATTTTCATGATGCCCGACATTTGTGAAATAAAAACTCTGTAACTGGCTGTAAAGATGTGATTTTCTGCTATTAGTTTACTTGTGGGCGAATTGCCTTCAAAgctgaccaaaaaaaaaaaaaacttaatttgcCATTGTAATTAGGTAGTTAAATGATAGCTGATTTTGCTGAAACCAAGTGAAACTTGATTTGATCTTAAACTTAATTTGGCATTGCACAGCTTATTCTAGTCTAAGATCCAAGTTCCTAGCAGTATGTGCGGCAAAACCAGGAAGCATAGAGTTAGAAATGAGTATATCCAACTGTAAATTGGGATAGCTCTTATAGAGGTTAAGTTAGTAGAAATTTGTTTATGTTGGTTTGGTCGCATAAGCAGATGGAGTGATGCATCTATTAGAAGGATGGAGCAAATTGATGTTGCATAGGTTAAAAGGTTTAAGGAGTGGAAAGAAAAAAGACATAGAGAACTTAAAGAGAGGATGATAGTTACTAGGATGATAAGGATTTTATGTGTTCAATGTaattttttgtctttattttgtAGCCAACCCTAAATATATTAGAATTAGGGCTTATTGATTGGGTTTGGTTTGATTTTAAGGAACAACTTAAACTTATGAATTATAAGTTGTGCGCTATTTCTTACGAGGTtgctaattaaaataataattactagAATAGTGATAAGCGTAACTCTTCCAATTTTACAACCAATCTGTCAGTCATGCCATTATTCCAAAGCAACATAATTCATTTAATGGTTGTCACTATCTTGCTTCCCAACATAGGCATATTTCCCCTGAAATTGAGAAGTTTGCCTGTTTGTACCATAATGGGTTTTTGCAGGCCATTACCAGTACTTGTTAGTCTTATGTACGTTGTCCTTGTCAAATTATTTTCTTACATGCATTATAATGTTGGAATATTCCTTTCTTAGCTATGTGATAAACTGTTGGTCTTCTTGAGTATCTGATTCAGCCTATGTTTTTATGTTAAGTCTATTTTTGGCTAATCATAATTATAATGAATTCTGTATTTTATGTTATTTCTTCTGATAATGCATAGCATAACTACTGCAGAAGCTACACCAAAGGCTATCATGCGGACAATGAATGTGAAAGGCTTGACTCTTTTTCACTTAAAGAGTCACCTGCAGGTTTCttcattcttttcaatttttacctagtcaatttttttttacaaactcaTAGTTTTTGTTAGAAATGATTCTCTTCTGGACATATTATACTGTGTGATATTTTCATTGTCGTACAGAAATACAGGTTAGGTAAGCAGTCAGGGAAGGATATGGGTGAGGGACCAAAAGATGGTTGGTTCAGCtctaactctttttctttcttagtgTATACTTCTATGCTACTGTAAATGAATCTGGCTAATTTGAATCTTAATTTTAAGTTTCTTTCACCAAAATGATTTACTTTCCTTGTCTATCTTTTCAGATTTATAAAGTGAACTAAAATATTTTGGTGACTGATTTGAATTGGATGGATGTGTATTTGGGTATTAATTTATAAGGTAATCTGTGATAAGTATTTAAAACTTGAGACTGAattttctttttctgattttCATAAAGGGATGTCAGCTTCATACCTTTTAGAAAGCCCTGGAACCAATAATTCTACAATTAACTTGTCAACTGCTGACTTGAATGAGTGAGAATTTTCATCTTTTGTGTGAAAAGTATGATTTTGTTGCTAGTATGTCAAATTTTAAGCTAAGTTCCGGATGTAAATGAGTTTTACGTGTAGGGGTTATGAGGTAAGGGAGGCATTAAGGGCACAGATGGAAGTACAGAGTAAATTACATTTGCAACTTGAGGTAATCTTTTTCATCCTTCTCTAGTACATTCTCTTTTGTAAACGTGGCTGTGAAGTAACCGAATATTTTGCAGTCCATCTTGAATATATCTGGGGTTTTATGCAATTCAATAACTTCTATGAGCTTGTGAATGTTGTCTGGAGAAACTTGTAATGAGGCTTATACATGCTCGCAACACAGTAATTGATTGATAGTGGAAAAGCCTACCAAATATGTTTGATAGAACCCTCAGGATCAGTGTCAAGTTGGTTCTCAAGCTGGGTAATGTCATTATGTTTTTCCTGTACAGGCTGAAAAGCACTTGCAGATTCGCCAGGATGCAGAACGAAAATATATGGCCATGCTTGAGAGAGCTTGTAAGATGCTTGCCGATCATTTTATTGGAAGTGGTGCAGTTACCGAAACAGATAACCTGGAATTTGGTTGTAAGATGCTGAGAAATTATTCTGTTGATCCACTGGGATTTTACTCCTCCCAATCCGCTGAGGTGGAGAATGCATGCGACCAGGAAGAAGAAATGCCATCCGGTCTGCATTCACAGAGGGGCGATGGTTCTACTGAAAGCTGCCTAACTTCACAGGAGAGTCCAGGAGGATTAACAATGGAGGGATCACCTGTTGAAGGGAAGAAAAAGATGGTCAACATGGAGGCAACAACAGGATCTGTGATATGGGGTGATACCAGGGTTAATCCCCAAGGGCTAACTGGATATGGAATGTAGAGATGGAAAATGAGTGCTACTCTTTTATGTTTGCTCAAGTTATTATTATAGTATCAAGTGAAAAAAGATGGTGATATATCTATTGGTTATTAGTGAGAGTTTGTCTCAAAATTGTAAATCCAAAGTTGCTTATGCAGTGCTCTAAAATAGCAAAAACATGTCAGTCTCTTAGAATATATTGACGTATGCTGATTTTATTGGAAATTTATGGAATCTCTGAATTCCAAACTAGGAATGAACTTTGTGTATTCTTGGTTTTAACTCTTCGATCTTAACTTTTGGTATTGCAGGCATCTAAGGTTATGATTCAATGGAGGTTGGACCGGGGGTATTGGTCTAGACTGCATTGAATCGATTGATCGGTTGAAGTGAACAAAAAAATCAGTTAAATCGGGCGATTGAGTTGgtaaaaccaaatttttaaaaaaattaataaataatttatttaatcgaatCAGATCTATGATCGAATCAGCGAAACCAATTTAACCACCGGGTCAGTTTGGTCCACTCGGTATTTCCACTTGACGGGCGGAAATGGAAAGGTCACATAAAATAGAAAACAAACgagatataataattaattaacggAACAGTCAAGACGAGAAACGACAGAAATTACCGGAATCATTGAGGAATGGACGGAATATAACAGGGTAGATTCTGTGGAAGGCCGGTCGCTACAGGccaatatttaatttctttattattttacaaatactaaatagaaatattaattaaatacttCTTTATCAGTTCTATGATACTATTGTTTTCGACTCATAATGATAACCTTgacaaataaaaacaatttatttatttttattgatatatttttaataatattttattcatattaaacattatgagtttataattaattgcttttaaaattaaaaaaaaacacaaaaaattattaTCAAGTATATAATGAGAACAcagtaatatttcaaataatcacccagtaataaatacttaaaagtaattttaattgatataataataaatttagctcttgatttttatatattttgtgtaAATGCCGAAAGAATGCGCAAATGTTCcggattaaatttattaaatcaaaggctcaattgataaaatatataaaatttaaggactaaatttttattatattaataaaaacatgtatagatgaaaaatatttacattattattaatttactttagttgctcactttcgaaTTTCAATGAataattgttttgaattttttgtttagaaggatcaatttgctcaatattaaaatttaaagggaCCAAAGAGAcctttttacccaaaaaaaataaTTGTCTGGCCGAAAAGCAAATTGCTTTAAAGAATGCTAAACTAAAACGAAaatgtgaagaaaaaaaaaaaggaaagcagAAATAAGCGTCTGGTCTGCGTCTTTGGACCTTTTCGTTGGCTACTTGGCTTTGATTTTGGGGTCCAAAAAATTGGTAATTCTGTTTTTTGCTGAAAAACACTAAAGAAGATTTAAATTATAGTTAAGTAAGCCATCGTGACATTGAAGTTATGGTGGGATGCTCATAGATCTGTTTCTGGTatgctttgctttgctttgctttcCTCTTTCTCCTCTCTCCATATTCCGAACTTTAACTGCTCTCTACCTTTCTTTTCagttttctttttcgattttggAGTTCAATGAATGGAGTAGAATGAGGAATTATGTTTGTTTATCCTGTAATTTGTTCCTAATTTAGGGTTTTATATGATAGAGGATTGCATCACATATCTCTTTTTTGACCTAAGAAAAAAcaagcaaacaaaaaaaaatcatctcttttctttacctttcttgtTTTGAGTTGTATGCTAAGAATATTCATATTTCGAGTATACAATAACAATCAGCTGGACGCCCCTTTTCTGCTTGTATAAACTTACgcacttcatttttttttgtgtgtttctgcctcttttaacttaaaattttcctagTTCTAATACCCATTTCAGGGACAGTGGGGATATAATGAAGAaattatatttcttatttaattagtATGTACGTCAGAGGGCTTTTATAAGACTTAAAGAAACATGAATTCTCAACTCTAAAAACTAGGAAAACAATCAAAACTGAATATTTAATCTTGTAATTATGGAACAAATTAGGAACAGAATAAAACTAATTTCCTCCAACAACTCAGCAGGTTTTAGGaaacatatattttttagaaGCAGAAATCAGGTAAATATGTGAAAGACTGAAGCAGTCAATGTGTATACCTAATATTTGCTTACAATGGATAAAACTtaggttttcttttctatttGACATCTTCACTTCCTTGATCTCTTTAAACTTTTAAGACTGTTTCACGGGTTGTATTACATATGTTATGGTGGTTTAGTTCAATGGTTGGAGAAAGGGTAGAAGTTTTAGGCTTGAGATGCAGTGTTCTCAGCTGCATCGAGACAGGCAAAAATGGGGAGTTATATGCAATGTTAGTGCGTAACAGGAAAATTCAGTAGATATGGAAATGGTTTAGGGTTGTTTATGATTGCAAGGAGATATGGCTGATGATTCTTCCTCTACTCTGTTGTTTATTTTTGAAGGATATATTTTGACCAATTAGAAACTTGTGACTTTTCACGGCTCGCTATAGTCTGCCTTTATGATTACATTTGATTTCAATCACGGTCTTCCTTATTATGAATTCTTTGGTTTTGTTCATTATCACATGAATTACATTGACAATAGAAGTTTTTCTAGCAACTTCTATTAAGGTGATATCATGGAAATATTTCCTTGTTAACTGCAAAAGTTGACAGATAATTTGATGGTTATAAATGCATTTAGTGATGATATTTATTAAAACAGTAACCTTGAAAAGTGTCATTAGGTGCTTGaggaaaatgctaaaataataaaaagaggaGGAAACATTATGGGGTTGGTTGGCTAATGGTGCTAATAATCCTTCTATTCATGCTTTCTTCACCAGCCTCTGTGAGACTGTGAAATTTGCTTCTATGATGCATTTAATTCTTTCTTAGTATGTAATCTAGCTGTGCTTTGCATTTATTATGGTCTTTATGTATCTTTTATTCCCCATCG
Protein-coding sequences here:
- the LOC107963741 gene encoding probable E3 ubiquitin-protein ligase WAVH2 codes for the protein MGVGSTASSKLKKAAKKMVVAACGSFSKNTSSPPPPPAAMSMSPLKPKNKFEAVSAGIEAESITNHNDLASKNICAICLEVLSYSSGSSPGQAIFTAQCSHAFHFSCISSNVRHGSITCPICRAHWTQLPRNLNPPACSLSCNQNDPVFRILDDSIATFRVHRRSFLRSARYDDDDPIEPDHTQNHPRIDLALVPLQPTVLTHPCCFRHQPGSHPSFQMPGVGHVSNHHHHHHHFSSSSSSTLQLQPPSGQTPSYMCSPSNSRPAYLSIKLAHPRATDMVLIASPNGPHLRLLKQSMALVVFSLRPIDRLAIVTYSSAAARVFPLRCMTSYGKRTALQVIDRLFYMGQADPIEGLKKGIKILEDRAHKNPQSRILHLSDSPTRSYHAMNLQFPIPIHRFHVGFGFGTSNGFVMHEFEEFLTQLLGGVVREVQLRIGEEGRIIRLGDLRGGEERRILMDLGECVHVSVGYSYVEGGSEECMKTGETMVSVEDKRETEDGNRENGINIVGGRTSCVENWDYHDPYMARRWAKHLHGYRF
- the LOC107963742 gene encoding protein PHR1-LIKE 2, which codes for MDMYHPSSRLSSQEEMLNNLNRKGIGEPYLVLTSDPKPRLRWTADLHDRFVDAVTQLGGPNKATPKAIMRTMNVKGLTLFHLKSHLQKYRLGKQSGKDMGEGPKDGMSASYLLESPGTNNSTINLSTADLNEGYEVREALRAQMEVQSKLHLQLEAEKHLQIRQDAERKYMAMLERACKMLADHFIGSGAVTETDNLEFGCKMLRNYSVDPLGFYSSQSAEVENACDQEEEMPSGLHSQRGDGSTESCLTSQESPGGLTMEGSPVEGKKKMVNMEATTGSVIWGDTRVNPQGLTGYGM